accttttagaatttttttgtaaaaaaacaccttttaagagactttttattaaaaaaaacaccttaaatcagtttccggtgacttttgtcaacttttcggcgttgactatgccatttgtcaactttcaggcgttgacttttgagctcaaatggcatagtcaacgcctgaaagttgacaaaagtcaccgaaaactgataaggtgttttttttaataaaaagtctcttaaaaggtgttttttacaaaaaaaattttaaaaggtgtttttttaaaaaaaaaactggttttataaggtgtttcttttgcaaattttcctatttattatgtttaattttttttataaaagtgtgataattgataaaaaataaaataaaatttagaaaatagaGAAATTTATATAAACAAtgatgtaaatatatataaaaatttatttttaataagcaATAAAGATTTTAAATAACAACTCAAATGACTTATAACATCTCTTAGTATATAATATTCaagatcacaaatttcatcattcttatcatatatttattattttcaacgGCTGTAGAAATTACTCAAGTATTAAGAGTTGATAATAAGACttattcttaattaatcatAAAGATGTTATATTTATTCATAGAATTTAAGTAGGAGTATAAAATATTCGTATTATCATTactattttatcttatttttatatgattaatatctatgattattattatacagTACCTATGTATTCTAAATTTAAGCAAACATTAATTAggatataatttattataaaattaaatatggcATTAACTAATTGaaagattaatttattataaaagaaATTTGTGAATAAGAGGTTAAaatattattctaatatttgagtatataaatcttaattttaatttatttaataataaaatcgTCAAATTAAATAGAGTGATAAACAAATTCagttataaatgtatatatttacTTCAAGTAATTCTTTATTCATGAcatttagtaataaataaattcaattataaatatgACAGAAATTGAGGTTTATTCCATAAATGTAgttacaaataattaaatatatatgtagTCAATAAAATGATTCCTAAATTTTTGCTATTATGGATTCTAGATGTTATTTGTAAGAAAGAATTGTAAGCTTTAAATTAATGAAGGGAATTTCATATGGTAATCTTGAGTTTTTAATGGCTTTTTCACAAATGCTGTTTAAAATTTGCATGGTGACATTCAGTTTCCAAATTTTTCATGTGGTaaacaaaatgttaaattttctgttaaaataaatatttattttgattgaattttaaaataattggtCAATAAGGATGATCACAATAAAATGTCATTACGTTGGGTAAAAATagcgtaaagttaacaaaaaacttCTCTTTTATCTACCATGTGGAACAGTTAAAAGGTCAAAGTTACCACgtgaattaaaatatatttgtcttctatatgaaaaagttaaaaatttagGGATGCCTccattaatcaattaaaaatatttgttgtaTTTACTGTTTTGATTCTTCAATTTCCCATTTAAGATTGATTATGTACCAAAATCTAATTAAGTTTCCATTTTTTTCCATCTAAAAATTGACATTCTACTTAAGTATATGCCATGTTGGGGGACTTTAACTAATAGGAGTTTTCCAATTGTCAAAACTTCTCTTAAATTGCCACTTATCATTAAATGTACCATCTTTAATATGTATTATGGTTACAGCAATTCTGTgttttatttgccaaacaaaACTACTTGTGAGTTATGATTTGTATTTCTCGATAATAAACCACATACATATACAGTTAACAAATACGTCGTCAGATAATATTTATTCAATTATACAATCATTATACtgttatataaaattatatcatttatcatgttttattagaaatattataatctaagaaaaataaaatacaattttatttcttttaaatttaattttataggtACATTCAAATTAActaaatttgtatatattgCATGACTTCTATACTAGTATAACTAATAAAGTACGTGGGaatagattattagaaaataacaaaaataatcaatttttatctTGAGTGGATAAACAAAAAGTGGAATGAATAATATTGTCAGTTATTCTGATATTataataacttagtaaattatcTATGCTTCTTAGccttatacatataaatatgtaGATGATGTTTACAATTAATATTGTCAGTCATTACTAATGTAAAGTTGCGTATATTTGACTATACAAATCTCGTGGAAACGAGACTCAAATGATATTAATTGTACAACAAGTTATAGATTTTTGCACCTtggaaaaaaaatagagaaatggtTGTTGGACGGCTTATGTCTACCAAATTGAATTAAATCCATTACATATTGTTTTAAGTAATTAAGAAAGGCTCATAACCAaggaacaaaaaataaaatatttattgtttCAAGATAATTGATGAACATACAAGGTGAGTTAATGTAATGCAACAAAAAAACGTGAGGTCCTCAAACTTAAGTAGTAGTATACCCATCAATATAAGGTGATCTTCTTCAATGTTGTAAGGGTCATTATTATTTATGtgcataaaaacataaaactgtAAAAGCAAATACCAATTAtatattctttcttcatccaaAACAATAAGCCAAGGGAAGCCACAAcatttaaattacaaatttttcaTCGATCAATCTTCTATTACAGGTAAAATTTTGCTTCCATAATATGTTTTATTGCGTATttgcattcagtttatattTTGTCATTTTCCATTCTATCAAATACTAGTACTAGTATAAAATATAATGTTACAGTATATAACGTATCATGAGGTTATAACTGTCAATTTTATCTTTTGGTTAAGTTGATTCTTGACACATGGGATGTACTATTTGATTTAGTCgtcttatattttcattttagatAGAAATACTTTTTTCACCATAATATCACCTAATAAATTGTGCAAATAtgctatatattatattattatcactGAGTTTTGTTTACAATGTCGGACCCATGAGAGTAACATCACAAACCAACTTCTATCGTATATGGTACATAAATAAAAGTCCTTTAATTTGACGTTATTTCCCTTGAAAAGTTGAATTTAAATATATCTATgaaataaatttgtttgaatttgGTTGAAATAGGTTTTGAGAACATGAGTATttgaaatttacaaaaatttaaatattcctTAAAAGTGTACAAATTCAATATTCACGTCCCTTGGGCAATTACTaatgataatatattataaattctcATAGTCAACCAAATAATAAAGCCCCATTTCTAGGAATCTAACAAGAGAAGTAAGTTCCCATAAATGAAGAAATTTTCATACCACTTGAAACCCAAAACTCTAACGactcgtttggttagtggtattaaatgttggcaatggaaatgatttataatgtaaatttcatcaaaagttctatCTTATTCTCAtagtaatgaaactttaattaaaaaaaaattttttgtttataaatttccattaTCACCTAATAACACATCTCCCAATATTAATGCATTGAAATagattttatgaagaaaataagatgattgaagttagaAAAGCATGGCCAATAAGGTaatcaaaagatttttcaaccaaaattacactagttttcatttcCCTTAACACGGTCTATTACCAACTACCAAACAAGCCGTAAATACTAGCCAAATCGCAATGACCCAACTACAAGAGAGATGCTCCACCAATGGAGATATATCTTCGAAACCAAGTGGAGCATGCATGAAGGAGTTAGACGCTAGCTTCTTCAATTCTTATTCTTTAATTGTAATGCTAACCAAACAACTTTAATGTTTCAATTTATATGTGTGAAATTTAAAGCAAATCATTCACCTTCAATCATCAAACAAACTAATAATTTTGATGTAAATCAACAAATGACAGTTTAACAGAATGTTGCcgtgtttaatttttttattggttcAATATTTATTGGTATAGATTTTGCATTGTTTATAATTTAGTGCCTGATATAATTTTGCACATATTGAATGAtgattgactatgatttttgcaataaaatcaatttgcatttttaaaatattattgccATTTGTATTGGTTAATGTTGGCTTACATGGTACATATAATAAACTAACATGTTATTTTTTAGCTCtactaaataattatttaattgagTAACTTACCGTTTTAAAAGCAGAATAaattgaatgattattacttagaTTGAGATATACAATTTTGTTGCATCAAATGATATAAacaatttcatatatatatatatatatatatatatatatatatatatatatatatatatatatatatatatatatatatatatatatatatattagcaattattatttcatatttaatatataaagtcTTTATTATTACGTatctttgaaaattatatttatatttatcttCATACTAAGATATTTGTGCATTGCATGAGATTTTATACTAGTTATTAATTATATCTTATTTTTAGCTTATCATAAAAGACATATAAGATGAGATTTATGatcgtagttttgttaattttgaattatatttgattaaagTTGTTATGTAGGAgtacttgttaatttttatctctGATATAGATGTCATATGACTCTTTATTAATGAATCatgtattattcaaaaaaaaaaaagatttattcCTTAGTATAATATCATTTATTTCTTAAATATATTTTGGTTGGTACTTATTGTCTAAATTGGATCAGATTTTTgaagtttgaaaatgaaaaatagcaTAAACAAAATGTTAATAGATGGAGCAAGCATAAACAAAGAAGAAGGTGCATTGATATCATCAGTAAAGGAGATACGTCGTGTGGCAGACACTAACCAATTAAGGCTAAGACATTTAGAATTAGCAGTTGCTAATTTAACAACTATTTGTAATGCAATTAGGAATGATATGCGTTGTTCACCTGCTTCTGCTACAAACAGTACTACTGATAATGTGTTGGGAGTTCAAATGCAGCTTCTCCTTCACCAGGCTGCTTCTTTGGGTATTATTAAAGACGACAACACTAATTATTCCTTAATTAAGCCACCAGGTAATTactaatttcttttatttataactattaaattaaataaatcgattattgtgataaaaaattgttttttagtCACAACTATTTATATGGAAGGGTCATAGAATGTAGATGTTACCTTATGAGATTAGATGGGTGGCTTGTTATGTTGAGTTAGACTTACTGTCAATGTCAGCATATAATCCAAGAAACACAAGTTGTACGTAGCATATGCCAAGGAGCTAGATACAATCTCAAAATTATACCCCATGCTAACCTCGTCAAATTCGCATGTGTGATTAATCAATTATGGTAggaactttattttttttagaccaATAATTTTACCATTGTATCAGAGTTGATTGTTTCCAATATACAGGAAACAAAAAATCTTGGTCTTTCGTAGAAAATAATGTGTGGATTCGAAAAGAATGAGATGTTTCTGCCCAATTAAAAATAGGCTCACATATGAAGTGTAGTGCTGGAAAAATATCGAAAAATTATAGAGAATATctaacatataagcttgatgggGACTCCTTTTAGTATCAATTGATTAGTTTCAGCTAAGCCGacttcaaaacaagaagtccacattcttattttctctctaATTTGTataattggactatttaacccaTCTATTTAATGCGTCTCTCGAAGAGACTATCtcttacaacaatttgtgattagttttatGATGATACCTCATTGAGCTTGTGTGCAGTTGATTCTCATGACAAATTTATGAACTATTTGAATTAGATACATGCTCATGTATTCAGAGAAATTAGCATGAGTTATAAAATGTCAAAATGTAATACTAACAGGGAATATAGAGACATACTCAAAGGCATGCACAAGACCATCTTCAAAGAAAGTGCAAACAACAAACCAAAAAAGTATGACAAAATCATTATTAGTCAAAAGCATGGAATCAAGCACCATAGAGAATAAAATGTCTAAGAAGCTGCATAACATGGGAACAACTCAAACAAAACCAAAGACTCCTCAACAAAACAACCCCAACAACAAGaacatcaaacaaaaaattgGTTCTGCTAATGTTTcgctaaaaacaaaaacaactagTATTGCCAATATGTATGTTAATAAATCAGCTGAAAACAATAACAGAGAAAGTAGTTTGAAGAAGAATGTGGAGAAATTACAAGAAAAAGGGTGTGTAAAACATACAATCAAGGTGCATCATGCTCATCACACCCCTGTTAAGATGAATTCACGTGCTGTAGCTGATCTTAAACCTCGCAGGAAATGGAGCACTGCTGAAGATATTACTTTTAAAAAGTGGAGTTGAGCTGCATTTATTATGAATATCAGCAATGGAAAATATCATGTGGATACAGTTCATAATTAGCAAAGGATATACTATCTCAAACCATATGATAATTGGAGAAAGAGCTCCAATgatttataaagtgtgcacactaAATTTATCGACGTGGGACAAACCAAGTAGAGTTTTCGCGAAGAAATTGACAAACctgtaaatttaaattatatagtcTACAACTtcataatttaatttctttaaaagCGCTTGACATTTAGTTGAATAAGGATTGTGTAAGTTCATTATTGCGAATGATAATAGTATGATCAATCATCATGATTCTGTTGTGTTGTGAATGGGTTGGAGAGTTTGGTGAAGAACAACAAACAAACTAAAGCACAAAAAACACACAAAATAAAGCAACAACATCAAAGAGCAAACACACATGAattatatgaggtatctaaggatAACTCCCTCAAAACAAATTTCTAATTGTTAATACATCAACATACATTAATGACTCAACTCATACAAGCCTTGAGAATACTCTCTCAAGGTAAAGATTGAATCTTTAATATCAATCTCACACAAACATGCAAATATAAAGAGGAAGAACTATAATGGTTGAAACCCTAATTGCCTCTCTTGTATTAGCCTCTCAGTAACTTTAATGATG
The Amaranthus tricolor cultivar Red isolate AtriRed21 chromosome 11, ASM2621246v1, whole genome shotgun sequence DNA segment above includes these coding regions:
- the LOC130827181 gene encoding uncharacterized protein LOC130827181, translated to MKNSINKMLIDGASINKEEGALISSVKEIRRVADTNQLRLRHLELAVANLTTICNAIRNDMRCSPASATNSTTDNVLGVQMQLLLHQAASLGIIKDDNTNYSLIKPPGNIETYSKACTRPSSKKVQTTNQKSMTKSLLVKSMESSTIENKMSKKLHNMGTTQTKPKTPQQNNPNNKNIKQKIGSANVSLKTKTTSIANMYVNKSAENNNRESSLKKNVEKLQEKGCVKHTIKVHHAHHTPVKMNSRAVADLKPRRKWSTAEDITFKKWS